A DNA window from Luteolibacter luteus contains the following coding sequences:
- a CDS encoding ABC transporter permease: MRFLPRIHALVVKELQSVFGNPSSRTLLIMPVILQTLLFPFAATLEVKNASLGIFNRDTGAPAQELVQRFAQSNAFTEVIPLHSEEDMREAIESRKTMLSVSIPEDFSRRLASGETAPVQVVLDGRRSNGAQIAFGYLQGITETFMKDRLEAKGAALPSEVVTRYWYNPNLDYRNFILPNLVAIITTIGSLILTALSVSREREQGTFDQLLVSPLTPEMIMIGKAVPAMIVAFFQATLILCAAVFIYDVPFRGSLIFLYTGMFCYAMSLVGVGLFISSLCNTQQQAFLGAFSFMMPAVMLSGFAAPVENMPRWLQVITWPNPVRHFVEIVKGVFLKDASLERVFALTWPLVVIGAINLTAAAIMFRRKTA; this comes from the coding sequence ATGAGATTTCTGCCCCGCATCCATGCCTTGGTCGTGAAGGAGCTGCAGTCGGTCTTTGGCAATCCTTCCAGCCGCACGCTGCTGATCATGCCTGTGATCTTGCAGACTCTGCTCTTTCCGTTTGCGGCGACGCTCGAGGTGAAAAACGCCTCGCTGGGGATTTTCAACCGTGACACGGGGGCACCGGCACAGGAGCTGGTGCAACGCTTCGCACAATCGAATGCCTTCACCGAAGTCATCCCCCTCCACAGCGAGGAGGACATGAGGGAGGCTATCGAATCCCGGAAGACCATGCTCAGCGTGAGCATCCCCGAGGATTTTTCACGGCGCCTCGCCTCGGGTGAGACAGCACCGGTGCAGGTGGTACTGGACGGGCGAAGATCGAATGGTGCGCAGATCGCCTTCGGCTATCTCCAAGGGATCACGGAGACTTTTATGAAGGACCGCCTGGAGGCCAAGGGCGCGGCGCTGCCTTCCGAGGTCGTGACCCGCTACTGGTATAACCCGAATCTGGACTACCGGAACTTCATCCTGCCGAACCTGGTGGCGATCATCACCACTATCGGCTCGCTGATCCTCACCGCGCTTTCCGTTTCACGGGAGCGGGAACAGGGCACCTTCGACCAGCTGCTGGTGTCCCCGCTGACGCCGGAAATGATCATGATCGGGAAAGCCGTCCCGGCCATGATCGTGGCCTTTTTCCAAGCCACGCTGATCCTCTGCGCGGCGGTCTTCATCTACGATGTGCCCTTCCGCGGCAGCCTGATCTTCCTCTACACCGGCATGTTCTGCTACGCGATGTCGCTGGTGGGCGTGGGGCTTTTCATCTCCTCGCTCTGCAATACCCAGCAACAGGCCTTCCTCGGCGCCTTCTCCTTCATGATGCCCGCAGTAATGCTTTCCGGTTTCGCGGCACCGGTGGAAAACATGCCGCGCTGGCTCCAGGTGATCACCTGGCCGAATCCCGTGCGGCACTTCGTGGAGATCGTGAAGGGGGTCTTTCTGAAAGACGCCTCCCTCGAGCGGGTTTTTGCCCTGACTTGGCCGCTGGTGGTGATCGGGGCGATCAACCTGACAGCGGCCGCCATTATGTTCCGGCGGAAGACCGCATGA
- a CDS encoding ABC transporter permease produces MSGASKTSFSIRRLKALCWKETLQMLRDPSSNLIAFALPMLLMFVFGFGINLDTPTLKIGLLNEATGTEAEGFSSALVGTPSMEIHHYQTREDMARDMADSKIRGFVVIPSDFSRRMKVTSDTAPLQVVADGSEPNTAQFVANYVSGVWQIWMTQRADDRGEELKRDVALEPRYWYNPSAKSRNFLIPGSITVIMTVIGALLTSLVVAREWERGTMEALLASPVTRAELLLSKILPYYALGMFSLLLCVASARWLLGVPFRGSVLALCVVGTFFLLSVLGIGLAISTATRNQFNAAQAALNAAFLPATMLSGFIYEISSMPTFLRGVTHLIPARYFVSAIQTLFQVPTDWKHLMPDILLLMASATFFLGITARMTKRRME; encoded by the coding sequence ATGAGCGGGGCGTCAAAGACGTCATTTTCGATCCGCAGGCTGAAGGCGCTGTGCTGGAAGGAAACGCTGCAGATGCTGCGGGATCCGAGTAGCAACCTCATCGCCTTCGCGCTGCCGATGCTGCTGATGTTTGTCTTCGGCTTCGGAATCAACCTCGATACGCCGACGCTGAAGATCGGCCTCCTCAACGAGGCAACAGGCACCGAAGCCGAAGGTTTCTCCTCAGCCTTGGTCGGAACGCCGTCGATGGAGATCCACCACTACCAGACACGGGAGGACATGGCTCGCGACATGGCGGACTCGAAGATCCGTGGCTTCGTGGTGATTCCTTCGGATTTCTCACGGCGGATGAAGGTTACCTCCGACACCGCTCCCCTGCAGGTGGTCGCGGATGGCTCGGAGCCAAACACGGCGCAATTCGTCGCGAACTACGTGAGCGGCGTGTGGCAGATCTGGATGACGCAGCGCGCCGATGACCGGGGGGAGGAGTTGAAGCGCGACGTGGCCCTGGAGCCACGGTATTGGTACAACCCATCGGCCAAGAGCCGGAATTTCCTGATCCCCGGGTCCATCACCGTGATCATGACGGTGATCGGCGCTCTACTGACTTCACTGGTGGTGGCGCGGGAGTGGGAACGCGGAACCATGGAGGCCCTGCTCGCTTCCCCCGTGACCCGCGCGGAGCTGCTGCTGAGCAAGATCCTGCCCTACTACGCCTTGGGAATGTTTTCGCTGCTGCTCTGCGTGGCCTCCGCGCGCTGGCTGCTGGGCGTTCCTTTCCGTGGTTCGGTGCTGGCGCTCTGCGTGGTCGGCACCTTTTTCCTCCTGAGCGTGCTCGGAATCGGCCTAGCGATTTCGACGGCGACACGGAACCAATTCAATGCAGCACAAGCCGCGCTGAATGCAGCCTTCCTGCCGGCCACCATGCTCTCGGGATTCATCTATGAAATTTCCAGCATGCCCACCTTCCTGCGCGGTGTGACGCATCTGATCCCGGCGCGCTACTTCGTTTCCGCCATCCAGACGCTCTTCCAGGTTCCGACGGACTGGAAGCACCTGATGCCGGACATCCTCCTCTTGATGGCCTCCGCCACCTTTTTCCTGGGGATCACCGCAAGGATGACCAAGCGACGCATGGAATGA
- a CDS encoding ATP-binding cassette domain-containing protein — protein MANGNIEKESAASQPGEVVISFHEVTKTFPGMDKPALDSVSGEVRKGLITGLAGPDGAGKTTLLRLIAGLMEPDNGKIQTLGHDPIAEAAVIRGDVGYMPQKFGLYEDLTVMENLKLQADLRHVIGQEREEAFERLLTFTDLKRFTGRFAGKLSGGMKQKLGLACALLGKPKLLLLDEPGVGVDPISRRELWGMVEDLVNQGIAVVWSTAYLDEAELCGTTLVLNEGKMLFSGTPGEIADPLAGRVYNLREPGEAKRQMLTRALSRPEVSDGTIQGHSLRLTIRKDQGTFPPQEIGANADAEWVVVKPRFEDAFIDLLGGGPSGESILAKHTTEIPRNGETVIEAQNLTKQFGDFKATDDVTFQVKRGEIYGLLGPNGAGKSTTFKMMCGLLVPTAGTAKVVGMDLRKSGRKARQKLGYMAQKFSLYGNLTVTQNLAFFSGIYGLDRKQQKERSEEMAHIFHLDPFLNAKTDSLSLGYKQRLALACSVMHEPDILFLDEPTSGVDPVTRREFWTHINGLVERGVTVMVTTHFMDEAEYCDRIGLVYRGKLIANGTPDELKESVATKENPDPTMEDAFIELVTGKEDP, from the coding sequence ATGGCGAATGGGAATATAGAAAAGGAGTCAGCAGCTTCGCAGCCGGGCGAAGTGGTGATCAGCTTCCATGAGGTCACGAAGACCTTTCCCGGGATGGACAAGCCCGCGCTGGATTCCGTGTCCGGCGAAGTCCGCAAGGGCTTGATCACCGGGCTCGCCGGGCCCGATGGCGCGGGAAAGACGACCTTGTTACGCCTGATTGCAGGCTTGATGGAGCCGGACAACGGAAAGATCCAGACCCTCGGCCATGATCCCATCGCCGAGGCTGCCGTCATCCGTGGCGACGTGGGCTACATGCCCCAGAAGTTCGGTCTCTATGAGGATCTCACGGTCATGGAGAACCTGAAACTCCAGGCGGATCTTCGCCATGTGATCGGCCAGGAACGCGAAGAAGCCTTCGAGCGCCTGCTCACCTTCACCGACCTCAAGCGCTTTACCGGACGCTTTGCCGGAAAGCTCTCGGGCGGGATGAAGCAGAAGCTCGGCTTGGCCTGTGCGCTCCTCGGCAAGCCAAAGCTCCTTTTGTTAGATGAGCCCGGGGTGGGCGTGGACCCGATTTCCCGCCGCGAACTCTGGGGGATGGTAGAGGACTTGGTGAACCAAGGCATCGCCGTGGTATGGAGCACCGCCTACCTCGATGAGGCGGAACTCTGCGGCACGACGCTGGTGCTAAACGAGGGCAAGATGCTCTTCAGCGGCACGCCCGGGGAAATCGCCGATCCATTGGCTGGCCGCGTCTACAATCTCCGCGAGCCCGGCGAAGCCAAGCGGCAGATGTTGACCCGCGCACTCTCGCGCCCCGAGGTCAGCGATGGAACGATCCAGGGCCACAGCCTGCGCCTGACGATCCGCAAGGATCAGGGGACATTCCCGCCCCAGGAGATCGGCGCAAATGCAGACGCCGAGTGGGTGGTGGTGAAACCCCGCTTCGAGGATGCCTTCATCGACCTCCTTGGAGGCGGCCCCAGCGGCGAATCGATCCTGGCAAAACACACCACCGAAATCCCCCGCAACGGGGAGACTGTCATCGAGGCACAGAATCTCACGAAACAATTTGGCGACTTCAAGGCGACTGATGACGTCACCTTCCAGGTGAAGCGCGGCGAGATCTATGGCCTGCTGGGTCCGAACGGCGCGGGGAAATCGACAACCTTCAAGATGATGTGCGGCTTGCTGGTTCCGACCGCAGGCACCGCGAAAGTGGTAGGAATGGACCTGCGGAAAAGCGGCAGGAAAGCCCGGCAGAAGCTCGGCTACATGGCCCAGAAGTTTTCCCTCTACGGAAACCTGACGGTGACCCAGAACCTGGCATTCTTCTCCGGCATTTATGGCTTGGATAGAAAGCAACAAAAGGAACGGAGCGAAGAGATGGCGCACATCTTCCACCTCGATCCCTTCCTGAACGCGAAAACGGATTCACTCTCGCTCGGCTACAAGCAGCGGCTGGCGCTCGCCTGCTCCGTGATGCACGAGCCGGACATCCTCTTCCTGGACGAACCGACCTCCGGCGTGGATCCGGTGACACGCCGCGAATTCTGGACCCATATCAATGGCCTGGTGGAACGTGGAGTGACCGTGATGGTGACCACCCACTTCATGGACGAGGCGGAATACTGTGACCGCATCGGCCTGGTCTATCGTGGCAAGCTGATCGCCAATGGCACGCCGGACGAGCTGAAGGAAAGCGTGGCGACGAAGGAGAATCCGGACCCGACCATGGAGGATGCCTTTATCGAACTCGTGACCGGAAAGGAGGATCCCTGA
- a CDS encoding HlyD family efflux transporter periplasmic adaptor subunit: protein MKKAIPVILLLAALAGGGWYFYGKYRSNHEPLVLHGNVDIRGVDLGFRVSGRIAEVLKDEGDLVKAGELLARIDNEPYERDLEQAKATLEQTKAGLGQAKATLGQAKADADLKRAGYRTEEIDQARATLAQAQVTMENAERAYTRQSQLVKTNGVSRQNFENAEAAFHEAQQRAKVAEANLNQLEAGFRKEEIAASEAAVNAASAGVGASEAEVLKAEAAVKTAEIKLADTELKSPSDGVIITRALEPGAIVQAGPTVLTLSLEKPVWVRAYVHEPQLGKFPPGTKVTLKTDGDRDKVYHGTVGFVSPRAEFTPKSVETEELRTSLVYRLRVVVEDSDGSLRQGMPVTVELPAGESK, encoded by the coding sequence ATGAAAAAGGCAATCCCTGTGATCCTGCTGCTCGCCGCACTGGCGGGAGGCGGATGGTATTTCTACGGGAAGTACCGTAGCAATCACGAGCCGCTGGTCCTGCACGGCAACGTGGACATCCGCGGCGTTGATCTCGGGTTCCGCGTCTCAGGCCGGATCGCGGAAGTGCTCAAGGACGAGGGCGATCTGGTGAAGGCTGGCGAACTCCTGGCCCGGATCGACAACGAACCCTATGAGCGCGATCTGGAACAAGCCAAAGCCACGCTTGAACAGACCAAGGCGGGCTTGGGGCAAGCCAAGGCCACACTGGGACAAGCCAAGGCAGACGCTGATCTGAAACGCGCAGGTTATCGTACCGAAGAGATCGACCAAGCTCGCGCGACCTTGGCACAGGCCCAAGTGACGATGGAAAATGCCGAGCGCGCCTACACGCGGCAATCGCAGCTGGTAAAGACGAACGGGGTCTCCCGCCAGAATTTCGAGAACGCGGAAGCCGCCTTCCATGAAGCGCAACAGCGGGCGAAGGTCGCCGAGGCGAACCTGAACCAGCTCGAAGCAGGTTTCCGCAAGGAAGAGATCGCGGCATCGGAAGCCGCGGTGAATGCCGCGTCGGCAGGTGTCGGTGCCTCGGAAGCGGAAGTCCTGAAAGCCGAGGCGGCCGTGAAGACTGCGGAAATCAAGCTGGCGGACACCGAGCTGAAAAGCCCCTCCGACGGCGTGATCATCACCCGGGCACTCGAACCGGGCGCCATCGTGCAAGCCGGGCCGACCGTGCTGACCCTTTCGCTTGAAAAGCCGGTCTGGGTGCGCGCCTACGTGCATGAACCGCAGCTTGGAAAATTCCCGCCGGGCACCAAGGTAACGCTCAAGACCGATGGCGACCGCGACAAGGTCTATCACGGCACCGTGGGCTTCGTTTCGCCCCGCGCCGAGTTCACGCCGAAGTCGGTGGAGACGGAAGAGCTTCGCACCTCGCTGGTCTATCGCCTGCGCGTGGTGGTGGAAGATTCAGATGGCTCCTTGCGGCAAGGAATGCCGGTGACGGTCGAACTCCCCGCCGGCGAATCCAAGTAA
- the cecR gene encoding transcriptional regulator CecR, translating to MERELFPSSPNKGEQARRKLLLAALKKFGEKGYDNASVREIADEAGQNVAAIAYYFVNKETLYTAVLEGIGQYVQGVFGKVAEEARERFKEGRPDQKLAKSIMKRMMRTLLGEQLEGSEFEKIRLVMLREQAAPSEKFDLLYEKTLRPLHQLFTRAVAVATGEEAESQQVILRTHAIFGQVLVFTLARATILRRLGVAKLDESHTAQIAAILDEHVELICEGLTTKGVQR from the coding sequence GTGGAGCGGGAACTGTTTCCATCGAGTCCGAACAAAGGCGAGCAAGCGCGGCGGAAGCTGCTGCTGGCTGCGCTGAAGAAGTTCGGCGAAAAGGGCTACGACAACGCCTCGGTCCGGGAGATTGCGGATGAGGCGGGTCAGAACGTGGCGGCTATCGCCTATTACTTCGTCAATAAGGAGACTCTCTACACGGCGGTCCTCGAAGGCATCGGCCAGTATGTCCAAGGCGTCTTCGGCAAGGTGGCTGAGGAAGCGCGGGAACGCTTCAAGGAAGGAAGACCCGACCAGAAGTTGGCCAAGTCGATCATGAAGCGGATGATGCGGACTCTTCTAGGAGAACAACTGGAGGGCTCAGAATTCGAGAAGATCCGGCTGGTGATGCTGCGCGAGCAAGCGGCTCCCAGCGAGAAATTCGATCTTCTCTACGAAAAGACACTGCGCCCTCTCCACCAGCTTTTCACCCGGGCTGTGGCAGTGGCCACGGGAGAAGAGGCAGAATCCCAGCAGGTGATCCTGCGGACCCACGCGATCTTCGGCCAGGTGCTGGTCTTCACCCTGGCGAGAGCAACGATTCTCCGCCGGCTCGGAGTGGCCAAGCTCGACGAGAGCCACACCGCACAAATTGCGGCGATCCTCGACGAACATGTCGAGCTGATCTGTGAAGGACTGACAACGAAAGGAGTTCAACGATGA
- the rnr gene encoding ribonuclease R, producing MDRKELRGELLRLMGGKGYRPMNKSELSRELSLSTNDRPLLRGELAAMVKEGVIEEGKKGRYETPKAKTGNHLRGTIRFLPRGHAWFYPDMADPGNLASGIDLKKYSRLHIPRRDTGTALEGDRVEVIFHLPRPARWRQGKRFSEEEEPDARGKVERVLERRSGRVVGVYKRKGKFGWVETEDPAMEGQIDVHGDTTAEPGQLVVVDLEQWEKHRTPRGRILEVLGWPGDAGVDIMAVIHRQGLRTSFPEEVLRETRAVPEEVDPKEIARREDWRDRLVITIDPADAKDHDDAIWVEKHGKGWTLAVHIADVSHYVKPRTALDKEASERGNSTYLVDRVLPMLPPELSNGICSLKPDVNRLTKCAVIEISPTGKVSKTTFCDAVINSQAKLSYKQAQAILDGKPAPEGSVKGLEEMVREAWKMAAILRKKRFADGALDLEMPEIRVKLDEKGKPVEVHQVEHTASHQLIEECMLIANEAVARLLKIKNKPTIYRVHEDPDFGKLHEYTETARAHGYQPGDLTNRAHIQKLLDSAKGRPDEHLIKLGLLKSLKRAMYAADPLGHYGLAKGDYCHFTSPIRRYADLIVHRSLQAFLTNPPKQTDKVPGQNELAEFARHISDTERTSAEAENETKQLKMLEYLNLCSKMPEPPVFEGVVTDVRMMGLLVEATDLGARGMIKREDLPRGEWRFEQSQMRFVSRSGLQFQLGQRIKMQVQRIDFQGKFIDFRIALEKGEAQPKVHGAPAKWEEKPAKKEKKRKFEKSWPPKGKSKDRKPGKKKR from the coding sequence ATGGATCGAAAAGAACTGCGGGGCGAGTTGCTCCGCTTGATGGGCGGCAAGGGTTACCGCCCGATGAATAAGTCGGAACTCTCCCGCGAACTGTCCCTCTCCACCAATGACCGACCGCTACTGCGCGGGGAACTGGCAGCGATGGTGAAGGAAGGGGTGATCGAAGAAGGGAAAAAGGGCCGGTATGAGACGCCGAAGGCGAAAACCGGCAACCATCTGCGCGGCACCATCCGCTTCCTGCCCCGGGGACATGCGTGGTTTTACCCGGACATGGCGGATCCCGGCAATCTGGCCTCGGGGATCGACCTGAAGAAGTACTCGCGCTTGCACATTCCCCGTCGCGATACCGGCACCGCGCTCGAAGGCGATCGCGTGGAGGTCATCTTTCACCTCCCCCGTCCCGCGCGCTGGCGTCAGGGCAAGCGTTTCTCGGAAGAAGAGGAACCGGATGCGCGCGGCAAGGTGGAGCGCGTGCTCGAGCGCCGCAGCGGCCGGGTGGTCGGGGTGTATAAGAGGAAAGGAAAATTCGGCTGGGTCGAGACCGAGGACCCCGCAATGGAAGGCCAGATCGACGTGCACGGCGATACGACCGCGGAGCCGGGACAGCTGGTCGTGGTGGATCTGGAGCAGTGGGAGAAGCATCGCACCCCGCGCGGCAGGATCTTGGAAGTGCTCGGCTGGCCGGGCGACGCAGGGGTGGACATCATGGCCGTGATCCACCGACAGGGTCTGCGCACCTCATTCCCGGAGGAAGTGCTACGGGAAACGCGCGCGGTGCCGGAGGAGGTCGATCCGAAGGAGATCGCGCGGCGCGAGGATTGGCGGGACCGTCTGGTCATCACGATCGACCCCGCGGATGCGAAGGACCACGACGATGCGATCTGGGTGGAGAAGCATGGCAAGGGGTGGACCCTCGCGGTGCACATCGCGGACGTATCTCACTACGTGAAACCGAGGACCGCACTCGACAAGGAAGCTTCGGAGCGCGGGAACTCGACTTATCTGGTCGATCGTGTGCTGCCGATGCTGCCGCCGGAGTTGAGCAATGGGATTTGTTCACTGAAGCCGGATGTGAACCGCCTGACGAAATGCGCGGTGATCGAGATTTCCCCAACGGGCAAGGTGAGCAAGACGACCTTCTGCGATGCCGTGATCAATTCACAGGCGAAGCTTTCCTATAAGCAGGCTCAGGCAATCCTGGATGGCAAGCCCGCTCCGGAAGGCTCGGTGAAGGGCCTCGAGGAGATGGTGCGCGAGGCATGGAAGATGGCCGCGATCCTGCGCAAGAAGCGCTTCGCCGATGGCGCCCTGGATCTGGAGATGCCGGAGATCCGCGTGAAGCTGGATGAAAAGGGCAAGCCGGTGGAGGTCCACCAAGTGGAACACACGGCCAGTCACCAATTGATCGAGGAGTGCATGTTGATCGCGAACGAAGCGGTCGCGCGTCTGCTGAAGATCAAGAACAAGCCGACCATTTATCGCGTCCACGAGGATCCGGATTTCGGAAAGCTGCACGAATATACCGAGACCGCACGGGCGCATGGATATCAGCCCGGGGACCTGACGAACCGTGCCCACATTCAAAAGCTGCTCGATAGCGCGAAAGGCCGACCCGATGAGCATCTGATCAAGCTGGGGCTGCTCAAGAGCCTGAAGCGCGCGATGTATGCCGCGGATCCGCTGGGACACTACGGCTTGGCGAAGGGCGACTACTGCCATTTCACCAGCCCGATCCGGCGCTATGCGGATTTGATCGTGCACCGGTCACTCCAAGCCTTCCTCACCAATCCTCCGAAACAGACGGACAAGGTTCCGGGGCAGAACGAACTCGCAGAATTCGCGCGCCACATCTCCGACACCGAGCGGACCTCGGCCGAAGCGGAGAACGAGACGAAGCAACTCAAGATGCTCGAGTACCTGAACCTCTGCTCGAAGATGCCGGAGCCTCCGGTATTCGAGGGCGTGGTGACAGACGTGCGTATGATGGGCTTGCTGGTGGAAGCGACCGATCTTGGCGCTCGCGGCATGATCAAGCGCGAGGATTTGCCTCGTGGCGAGTGGCGCTTCGAGCAATCACAGATGCGCTTCGTTTCGCGAAGCGGGCTGCAGTTCCAACTCGGCCAACGGATCAAGATGCAGGTGCAGCGCATCGACTTCCAAGGGAAGTTCATCGACTTCCGCATCGCGCTGGAGAAAGGCGAAGCTCAGCCGAAGGTTCACGGCGCTCCGGCGAAGTGGGAGGAGAAGCCTGCCAAGAAGGAGAAGAAGCGGAAGTTTGAAAAGAGCTGGCCGCCAAAGGGAAAAAGCAAGGATCGCAAGCCGGGGAAGAAGAAGCGGTAA